Proteins from a single region of Drosophila biarmipes strain raj3 chromosome 3R, RU_DBia_V1.1, whole genome shotgun sequence:
- the LOC108031407 gene encoding regucalcin — MSYKVEALPDSYAALGEGPHWDEARQSLYYVDLESAGINRYDFKQNKVYKAKIEGEVFASFILPIENKPQEFAVGCTRRTVVVQWDGVSAVAKVVRVLFEVQPDFKDNRINDAKTDPNGRFYGGTMADSGDIFKQWKGELYSWQAGGKPKVVRTEVGISNGLAWDVKAKKFYFIDTNNLEVLAYDYNQTTGAISNPKVVFDLRKIRPEGPLFPDGMTVDTEGNIYVATFNGGTVFKVNPSTGKILLEIKIPTTQITSVAFGGPNLDILYVTTANKFDQPKPAGTTYQVTGLNAKGYPGVSLKI; from the exons aTGTCGTACAAGGTTGAAGCTCTTCCCGATTCCTACGCCGCCCTGGGCGAGGGCCCCCACTGGGATGAGGCCCGCCAGAGTCTGTACTACGTGGACCTGGAGTCGGCGGGCATCAATCGCTACGACTTCAAGCAGAACAAGGTGTACAAGGCGAAAATCGAGGGCGAGGTCTTCGCCTCCTTCATCCTCCCAATCGAGAACAAACCTCAGGAGTTTGCTGTGGGCTGCACCCGGCGCACCGTCGTCGTCCAGTGGGATGGTGTCTCCGCGGTGGCCAAGGTCGTTCGCGTGCTCTTCGAGGTCCAGCCGGATTTCAAGGACAACCGCATCAACGATGCCAAAACCGATCCCAATGGTCGCTTCTATGGGGGCACCATGGCTGACAGTGGCGACATCTTCAAGCAGTGGAAGGGTGAACTCTACAGCTGGCAGGCCGGCGGAAAGCCCAAGGTCGTCAGGACCGAGGTGGGCATCTCCAACGGCCTGGCCTGGGATGTGAAGGCCAAGAAGTTCTACTTCATCGACACCAACAACCTCGAGGTGTTGGCCTACGACTACAATCAAACCACCGGCGCCATTTCCAACCCAAAGGTCGTCTTCGATCTGAGGAAGATCCGGCCAGAGGGTCCACTGTTCCCCGATGGCATGACCGTGGATACGGAGGGCAACATCTATGTGGCCACCTTCAACGGTGGAACCGTCTTCAAGGTTAATCCAAG CACCGGCAAGATCCTGCTGGAGATCAAAATCCCCACCACCCAAATCACCTCGGTGGCCTTTGGAGGCCCCAACCTGGACATTCTGTATGTGACAACCGCCAACAAGTTCGACCAGCCGAAACCAGCTGGCACCACCTACCAGGTCACCGGTCTCAATGCCAAGGGTTACCCCGGCGTCAGCCTGAAGATCTAG